In one window of Plasmodium cynomolgi strain B DNA, chromosome 13, whole genome shotgun sequence DNA:
- a CDS encoding zinc finger containing protein (putative), with protein MNEKSHKQAPQVQSETLSLIKKQFFKTKMCPFQKNKNYCLNESNCHYAHSIDELKPMPDLRNTKLCDYVKKKIPCRDDNCKFAHDIDTLKPSVHLATYKSTICSFWGKGKCFNGNKCRFAHGTEDIKTNEQIDILQGLKCSKKNKNKIKNSVTDLKQGTASTYSFDTCDYSVNGSSENTNVSSENTNVSSENTNVSSGNTNVSSENTNVSSSYDKDRDSFICRRNVIKNENTKIKSKKRTPHLDSEVTTREAREARDIREARDLRDTNDSFDKDTADGDFHLPDSSNGNSIKEVLSKIENLALSTFIENNDKYTKVIKYLLNENNLLKESIKKDQSGTLVERDFPGASKRGDAKQRGAKEGVLDAGNETHFGYPSTVAVAAAAINRNLNGDDDLTKCVLPEDDTDNYVFTNEKRNTKHVMSNFDDGIKADENLNSIIKTIDDILISQNVGSFSSVKDMNSAHEIRDAFSVNNSGEITNREYANLMSNAKSFETERSVYNHNVNLSNVAHNGKHMAIGEVQEEVSNQPFEEGIINYLSQGRKKRNCYEEKFGGAQLPAISYGVSIGGSIHSNGMHNVNKNASNTGCTNQMLDLDELAASKIFNPFAFHHNEYKSQEVGTNQQQRMPQMQRISQDGVDKNEEIDTWKDGIVMFRNDHMASSVGNNERDGDFSGVNYMRGVGGDDAANGYSSSGYATNGYAANGYAANGYAANGYAANGFSANGFSANGFSANPFATNGFASSDGARAFPTIDHFGRRGYGKSEMFLPSSHGKNWNSAKETIPNAAMSKVTTSNVTTSNVTTPKVTTSNVITPKVTTSNVNTSNVTTSILTTSNVAPTHQMQKKLGSSVTMGKEKNAKLNLREGAGAELNDSSMNVDINFPFSSDKSDFLKKIKCLISKELQYSETKNTHSNVKNVNHMNWCSENNYPFKKNTHMSDSLPSASNYNTCVPDIHNLTFLYNNNIESNNSRWFDEVNSGNNVGVRNGEVTDENGYVRLNMDLSTYKKEGNNEQNIWNANANLNEFVYPMMSHGWMNEQKSGDFFGVSKSVNLSSLN; from the exons atgaatgaaaaaagtcACAAGCAAGCACCTCAGGTGCAATCAGAAACGTTGTCACTGATaaagaagcaattttttaaaacgaaaatgtgccccttccaaaaaaataaaaactacTGTCTAAATGAGTCTAACTGTCATTATGCTCACAGTATTGACGAGTTAAAGCCAATGCCTGACTTGAGAAATACGAAGCTCTGTGAttatgtgaagaaaaaaataccctgTCGAGATGATAACTGTAAATTCGCTCACGACATTGATACGCTGAAGCCAAGCGTACACTTGGCGACGTACAAATCAACTATCTGTAGCTTTtggggaaagggaaaatgtTTTAATGGAAATAAATGTAGATTTGCACACGGAACGGAAGATATAAAAACGAATGAACAGATAGACATATTGCAGGGTTTAAAATGtagcaagaaaaataaaaataaaataaagaacagTGTCACTGATCTGAAACAAGGAACTGCTTCTACCTACTCATTCGACACGTGTGATTATTCTGTTAATGGGTCTTCAGAAAATACAAACGTGTCTTCAGAAAATACAAACGTGTCTTCAGAAAATACAAACGTGTCTTCGGGAAATACAAACGTGTCTTCAGAAAATACAAACGTGTCTTCTTCATACGACAAAGACAGGGATTCCTTTATCTGCAGAAGGAacgtaataaaaaatgaaaatacgaaaataaaaagcaaaaagagaACACCCCATTTGGACAGTGAAGTAACCACAAGAGAGGCGAGAGAGGCGAGAGACATAAGGGAGGCGAGAGACCTAAGAGACACAAATGACTCCTTCGATAAGGACACGGCGGATGGAGATTTCCACCTTCCAGACAGCAGCAACGGAAATTCTATTAAAGAGGTCCTGAGCAAAATTGAGAATCTAGCCCTGTCTACctttatagaaaataatgaCAAATACACCAAGGTTATAAAGTACCTTTTGAACGAAAATAACCTCCTGAAGGAGTCCATTAAGAAGGACCAGAGTGGCACCCTGGTGGAGAGGGACTTCCCGGGCGCTTCGAAGCGAGGCGACGCGAAGCAGCGCGGCGCCAAGGAGGGCGTTCTGGATGCAGG CAACGAAACCCATTTTGGCTACCCCTCCACCGTCGCAGTAGCAGCGGCAGCCATCAACCGCAACCTCAACGGTGACGACGACTTGACCAAGTGTGTGCTTCCAGAAGACGACACAGACAATTACGTATTCACAAATGAGAAGAGAAACACGAAGCATGTCATGTCCAATTTTGATGACGGGATCAAGGCAGACGAAAATCTTAACAGCATAATCAAAACCATAGATGACATTCTAATTTCTCAAAATGTAGGATCATTTTCCAGCGTGAAAGATATGAACAGTGCCCACGAAATCAGAGATGCCTTTTCTGTTAATAATAGTGGAGAAATAACTAACAGAGAGTATGCAAACTTGATGAGTAATGCGAAATCGTTCGAAACGGAGAGAAGTGTATACAATCACAATGTTAACTTAAGTAACGTGGCGCATAATGGGAAACATATGGCAATCGGAGAGGTCCAGGAAGAGGTGTCAAACCAACCGTTTGAGGAAGGCATAATAAATTATCTCTCGcaaggaaggaagaaaaggaactgCTATGAGGAGAAGTTTGGAGGTGCACAGCTGCCAGCCATTTCGTATGGCGTCTCCATCGGAGGAAGCATCCACAGTAATGGCATGCACAACGTGAACAAGAACGCTAGCAACACGGGCTGCACGAACCAGATGCTCGATTTAGACGAACTCGCTGCctccaaaattttcaaccCGTTTGCTTTTCACCATAATGAATACAAAAGCCAGGAGGTGGGGACAAACCAGCAGCAGAGGATGCCACAAATGCAGCGCATCAGCCAAGACGGGgttgacaaaaatgaggagataGACACGTGGAAGGATGGCATTGTTATGTTCAGGAATGACCACATGGCTAGCTCTGTTGGGAACAACGAGAGGGACGGAGACTTCAGCGGCGTCAACTATATGAGGGGCGTTGGAGGTGATGACGCGGCGAATGGTTATTCCTCCAGCGGGTATGCCACCAACGGGTATGCCGCCAACGGGTATGCCGCCAACGGGTATGCCGCTAACGGGTATGCCGCCAACGGGTTTTCCGCCAACGGGTTTTCCGCCAACGGGTTTTCCGCCAACCCATTTGCAACCAACGGATTCGCGTCGAGCGACGGGGCGAGAGCATTCCCAACGATCGACCACTTCGGCCGCAGAGGCTATGGAAAGAGCGAGATGTTTCTCCCCTCAAGTCATGGCAAAAATTGGAACAGCGCAAAGGAGACCATTCCGAATGCGGCCATGTCAAAAGTGACCACGTCAAACGTGACCACGTCAAACGTGACCACTCCAAAAGTAACCACTTCAAACGTGATCACTCCAAAAGTAACCACTTCAAACGTGAACACTTCAAACGTGACCACATCAATCCTGACGACTTCCAATGTGGCACCCACACACCAGATGCAGAAAAAACTAGGGAGTAGCGTCACcatggggaaggaaaaaaatgcaaagctGAATTTGCGAGAAGGAGCAGGCGCTGAACTAAACGACAGCAGCATGAACGTGGACATAAATTTCCCATTCAGTAGTGACAAGTCGGactttctcaaaaaaataaaatgcttaATATCGAAGGAGTTACAGTATAGCGAAACGAAAAACACACACtcgaacgtaaaaaatgtgaaccaCATGAATTGGTGTagtgaaaataattatccgtttaaaaaaaatacccacATGAGTGACTCCTTACCATCAGCATCGAATTACAACACGTGCGTTCCAGATATACACAATCTCACTTTTCtatacaataataatatagaGAGCAATAACAGCAGATGGTTTGATGAGGTGAACAGTGGGAACAACGTCGGTGTCAGGAATGGAGAGGTGACGGATGAAAATGGATATGTGCGACTAAATATGGACCTTTCTActtataaaaaggaaggaaataatGAACAGAACATTTGGAACGCGAATGCTAACTTGAACGAATTTGTCTACCCGATGATGTCCCACGGGTGGATGAACGAGCAGAAGAGCGGCGACTTCTTTGGTGTGTCCAAGTCCGTCAATTTGAGCAGCCTCAACTAA
- a CDS encoding hypothetical protein (putative), with product MADEQTSPRSKRNDEGPLSNERTNHANCFIAKDIEDNNRMMSSLSCHLVNNSMKKLNTHENNGMLNDKKNGHLSERKDPPSMAIPEVIKKTVNINHKDETVTYVYTLVFYKNYNIFFISPNGKFAVWVHSHNIIMPFSVEQETEIIFGERNYPYLEMFCTQFMKDHAALMKYKSIMFAICLHNMCFDDTKALTEIFAALRAM from the coding sequence ATGGCGGACGAACAAACATCCCCACGCAGCAAGCGGAACGACGAAGGTCCCCTCAGCAACGAGAGAACAAATCATGCGAACTGCTTCATCGCAAAAGACATAGAGGATAATAACCGTATGATGAGCAGTCTCAGTTGCCATTTGGTAAATAACTCAATGAAAAAACTCAATACGCATGAAAATAATGGCATGttgaatgacaaaaaaaatgggcacctATCTGAGAGAAAGGATCCCCCAAGCATGGCCATCCCagaagtaataaaaaaaacggtaaaTATTAATCACAAGGACGAAACAGTAACGTATGTGTACACACtcgttttttataaaaattacaacattttttttatctcacCGAATGGGAAATTTGCCGTGTGGGTACATTCTCACAATATCATTATGCCCTTCTCGGTGGAACAAGAAACGGAAATCATTTTTGGCGAAAGGAACTATCCCTACTTGGAAATGTTTTGTACTCAATTTATGAAGGACCATGCCGCTCTGATGAAGTATAAGTCGATTATGTTCGCCATATGTCTTCACAACATGTGCTTCGATGACACGAAAGCTTTAACAGAAATATTTGCTGCGCTCAGAGCTATG
- a CDS encoding hypothetical protein (putative): MRVNQLDGEIAAIGERNSKEKRKNGKLVHEHDESKGYTELRRNSQVRKDLTSERYRIREDYTGYKQTFYQKGSQVETKMAGESNAKEDTWLKSPRNDTEHYNIMSSTETVMSSNDSVADMYETNYKFFAVRKSSLSEESPGSASDWQHNLKLDRIRSNQNDVFQEDRRIVRLPKPYRRSGPLNGKRRIEENALTEKRALAEKHALTEDAKEEKHKKDGHVVYVPNHAYLERSNGKVLEKNSISNFNPLVHVSTMHYYYNPCERQNCNDNHFSYDCPYDFQNGSFRYGCHPFCESHDSPSVEGIPTGGPLPLAISSLSVKMVLSADLAVNLAVNPAANSASD; the protein is encoded by the exons atgcgcgtTAACCAACTCGATGGAGAAATTGCAGCCATAGGAGAGAGGAACTCCAAGGAgaaacgtaaaaatggaaaacttGTGCATGAGCATGACGAATCAAAAGGGTACACAGAATTGAGAAGAAATTCCCAAGTGCGAAAAGACTTAACGAGCGAAAGGTATCGCATACGTGAGGACTACACAGGTTATAAGCAAACGTTCTATCAAAAGGGGAGTCAGGTTGAAACCAAGATGGCGGGAGAGTCCAATGCTAAGGAGGACACCTGGCTGAAATCCCCTCGCAACGACACAGAGCATTACAACATCATGTCCAGCACCGAAACAGTGATGTCTTCAAATGACAGTGTTGCGGACATGTACGAAACAAACTACAAATTCTTCGCAGTGAGGAAATCTTCTCTCAGTGAAGAGTCCCCAGGATCAGCATCCGATTGGCAACATAATTTAAAGTTGGACAGGATCAGGAGCAACCAAAATGATGTCTTCCAAGAGGATAGACGAATCGTTAGGCTTCCCAAGCCGTATAGAAGGAGTGGACCTCTCAATGGGAAGAGACGCATAGAGGAAAACGCCTTAACGGAGAAGCGCGCTTTAGCGGAGAAGCACGCTTTGACAGAGGATgccaaagaggaaaaacacaAGAAAGACGGCCATGTGGTGTACGTGCCAAATCATGCCTACCTGGAAAGAAGCAATGGGAAGGtactagaaaaaaatagcataaGCAACTTCAACCCGCTAGTCCATGTAAGTACTATGCACTATTACTATAATCCCTGTGAGAGGCAAAACTGTAATGACAATCACTTCAGTTATGACTGTCCCTatgattttcaaaatggatcATTTCGTTATGGTTGTCACCCCTTTTGTGAGTCGCATGACA GCCCTTCCGTGGAGGGGATTCCAACAGGGGGGCCGTTGCCTCTGGCGATCTCCTCCCTAAGCGTGAAAATGGTTCTATCGGCAGATTTAGCGGTGAATCTAGCGGTGAATCCAGCGGCGAATTCAGCTTCGGATTAA
- a CDS encoding syntaxin 5 (putative) translates to MSYKNYYSENNPLAEEAKADDNEKKIKDNILLIKKNMIYAEENLENLKNNLISKRIIEALHEEIQQIYVKVIETENLFRDWEIKFAENPFEKQKKKYIFEKLNIHFKNEVNKLESISVNVKKAANELPNIENGEMNYSHIKNGKGKKIKNSNMNTLGTNHFTKDNFILHVDDDFADNDGFVDNDDFIESASVYDYELDQFNENDHLIESEIATQRFEGIKKIQCQVAQAQEVFKDFANLVFTQKENIEILNNNIYDANINAFNSAKELKKTYQSLEGVETWTFPAQAPTGCATDVYRWKWDSTRAGSIG, encoded by the exons ATGTCGTACAAAAATTACTATAGCGAAAACAATCCACTCGCAGAGGAAGCAAAGGCAGAtgacaatgaaaaaaaaataaaagacaaCATCCTGttgattaaaaagaatatgatATATGCAGAggaaaatttagaaaatttaaaaaataatttaatatccAAAAGAATTATAGAAGCCTTGCATGAAGAAATTCAACAAATATATGTCAAGGTTATCGAAACAGAAAATTTATTCCGTGAttgggaaataaaatttgctgAAAATCCATtcgaaaaacaaaaaaaaaaatatatttttgaaaaattaaatatccattttaaaaatgaagtaaataAATTGGAGAGCATATCtgtgaatgtaaaaaaagctGCCAACGAATTGCCCAATAtagaaaatggagaaatgaaTTATagtcatataaaaaatggcaagggaaaaaaaataaaaaatagcaatatGAACACTTTGGGGACAAATCATTTTACCAaagataattttattctccATGTGGATGATGATTTTGCCGACAATGACGGTTTTGTCGACAATGACGATTTTATCGAATCCGCCAGTGTGTATGATTATGAGTTGGACCAGTTTAACGAAAATGACCACTTAATAGAGAGCGAAATAGCCACACAGAGGTTcgaaggaattaaaaaaattcaatgcCAAGTTGCGCAAGCACAAGAAGTGTTTAAAGATTTTGCAAACCTGGTTTTTACGCAGAAGGAAAATATCGAAATTTTGAATAACAATATTTATGATGCCAATATAAATGCTTTTAACAGTGCCAAGGAATTAAAGAAGACGTATCAAAGT CTAGAAGGGGTTGAAACGTGGACCTTTCCTGCTCAAGCCCCCACGGGCTGCGCGACGGACGTGTATCGTTGGAAGTGGGACAGTACTCGCGCTGGCAGCATTGGGTAG
- a CDS encoding hypothetical protein (putative) has product MASDEEPIPGEEVDPPSEDLYTKRKKKKERNESVYFDKVRKSEYICVEIPGRIKKGSRGLSAVESLGGIKKITELFHIKNNGHRHEENLILRVNNNDMFSSFVAANSAKVNNVLIKIKRTRKNIYKFEFLGFVRYMYYFDNMIDFYYIPTGELLADRAIGQLGPHQNGDKENIPHMGYYSNLQTQAHSWNNMTDTQMCNHTRHTSNMMNLSAQLYDSDKMASYERGYSQNMSSNNHVGHNKDAHLFLPKCGSNQNDANFFQLSSNGEREAEGGEHTDRLYRISIEEKEEDNQMGSFTDMPICEMGQDVGIPRCSNRMNVTILANPPGVNTQAQFPGGESSPFDDSRFNHMMQTGGQEYDYFSDSDHNELYKKIISCKGNIELFDQVKESEFSSDESEGYELNCCIHSKNTNPYFYRNYEATTTSRYLREYKYLISKFTAPIFSNVEASKGEMEKFIQELIINRTEQEASGGSTLQGVVGMAPNVHGVIGEEVQSRDNLGKPVGEYCDAGGVWGVRGGDDGERHGDHRAGEDTGVHCDDHTANHSDDHIANHSDDYIANHSDDHTANHSDDHTANHSDDHTANHSDDHIANHSVDHSDDRSDGEELLIGTPPRSGLPQDDHETSESRTASRNVNHAEKQSNQIIVSKKPVHCNPIAKFDDPTLPCIPFDSALKKYVSDKLYKRVKDLFEVRPIWSKEVILEHLDNVSTYCLKSCFSRICFYFADGPWRRTYCKYGYDPRKDPSSYIYQTIDFRDNYFREIKMKSANEMNRIILKKKKFIDRVVTKIIKRVNITGRRNTNKKGKREGISQKGSNTMSVKKESHTDQAHMDENEKRDFNIYSECSQSFSQHYDDHAEVPNGDKSGYHPSTNNQYPKDINDLKNMFDIYSSAVSSNDEITPQMDEEINDIFQFLKKSITFHLRKSFSAESHFSVSPLKLSTVYQYVDIYDNNVADYLSNLRTQDVCTKDYGWMNSNDIAKIRDILFVRSVTLRRAHIK; this is encoded by the exons ATGGCCAGCGATGAGGAAC CGATCCCCGGGGAGGAAGTCGATCCGCCCAGCGAGGACCTCTAcacgaagaggaagaaaaaaaaagaacgaaacGAAAGCGTCTACTTTGATAAGGTAAGGAAGAGCGAATATATCTGCGTGGAAATCCCAGGGAGgatcaaaaaaggaagcagagGATTGTCAGCCGTGGAAAGCTTaggggggataaaaaaaataacagaatTATTTCATATCAAGAATAATGGACACAgacatgaagaaaatttaatctTAAGAGTTAACAACAATGACATGTTTTCCTCCTTCGTGGCAGCCAATTCAGCAAAAGTAAACAATGtcttaattaaaattaaaaggacaAGGAAGAATATCTACAAATTTGAATTCCTGGGGTTTGTTCGTTACATGTACTACTTTGACAACATGATCGACTTTTACTATATTCCCAC TGGGGAACTGCTGGCCGATAGAGCGATAGGCCAACTTGGACCCCACCAAAATGGTGACAAAGAGAATATACCCCACATGGGTTACTATTCAAATCTTCAAACACAAGCACACAGCTGGAACAACATGACGGACACACAGATGTGCAACCATACGAGGCACACCTCGAACATGATGAATCTAAGTGCACAGCTGTATGATTCTGataaaatggctagctacGAAAGAGGTTATTCTCAAAATATGAGCAGTAACAATCACGTGGGGCATAATAAAGAcgcccatttgtttttacccAAATGTGGAAGTAACCAGAACGATGCGAATTTCTTTCAGCTCAGTTCGAACGGAGAAAGGGAggcagaagggggagagcACACAGATCGCCTCTACCGAATTAGCattgaagaaaaggaggaagacaaTCAGATGGGCTCCTTCACAGATATGCCAATTTGTGAAATGGGGCAAGATGTGGGAATCCCCAGGTGCAGCAATAGAATGAACGTTACCATTTTGGCAAACCCCCCAGGAGTAAATACCCAAGCGCAATTTCCAGGTGGAGAATCATCCCCCTTTGACGACAGCAGGTTTAACCACATGATGCAAACGGGTGGCCAAGAGTATGACTACTTCTCAGATTCTGATCACAAtgaattatacaaaaaaattataagctGTAAGGGTAATATTGAATTATTCGACCAAGTGAAGGAGAGTGAATTTTCGTCGGACGAAAGCGAAGGGTACGAATTAAACTGTTGCATCCATAGCAAAAATACCAATCCATATTTCTACAGAAATTACGAAGCAACAACTACGAGTAGGTATCTCAGGGAgtacaaatatttaataagCAAATTTActgcccccattttttcgaatGTAGAAGCAAGCAAaggagaaatggaaaagtttATTCAAGAGCTTATCATTAACAGAACTGAACAGGAAGCGTCGGGAGGTTCCACATTGCAGGGCGTGGTTGGGATGGCTCCAAATGTGCATGGGGTGATCGGGGAAGAAGTGCAGAGTCGTGACAATTTGGGTAAACCCGTGGGTGAGTACTGCGACGCAGGAGGAGTGTGGGGCGTGAGAGGGGGTGACGATGGAGAGCGGCATGGAGATCATCGTGCCGGTGAAGATACAGGTGTGCATTGTGATGATCATACCGCTAACCATTCGGATGATCATATCGCTAACCATTCGGATGATTACATCGCTAACCATTCGGATGATCATACCGCTAACCATTCGGATGATCATACCGCTAACCATTCGGATGATCATACCGCTAACCATTCGGATGATCATATCGCTAACCATTCTGTTGACCACTCGGATGACCGCTCCGACGGGGAAGAGCTGCTTATTGGAACCCCCCCAAGGAGCGGCCTCCCTCAGGACGACCACGAAACGAGCGAATCTAGAACCGCAAGCCGAAATGTAAACCACGCAGAAAAACAGAGTAACCAAATTATAGTAAGTAAAAAACCAGTCCACTGTAACCCGATAGCCAAATTTGATGACCCCACCCTTCCATGTATCCCATTCGATtctgcattaaaaaaatacgtctCCGATAAGTTATATAAAAGGGTAAAGGATCTGTTCGAAGTGAGACCAATCTGGTCAAAGGAAGTCATATTGGAACATCTTGACAATGTGAGCACATACTGCCTCAAGAGTTGCTTCTCGCGAATTTGCTTCTACTTCGCGGATGGCCCCTGGAGACGCACCTATTGTAAATACGGCTACGACCCGCGGAAGGACCCCTCCAGTTATATCTACCAAACCATAGATTTTAGGGACAACTACTTTAGAGAGATTAAGATGAAGAGTGCAAATGAAATGAAcagaattattttaaagaaaaaaaaatttatcgatAGGGtagttacaaaaattatcaaaaggGTAAATATTACGGGTAGGAGgaacacaaataaaaagggcaAACGAGAGGGCATTTCGCAAAAGGGGAGTAACACCATGAGTGTGAAAAAAGAATCTCACACGGACCAAGCACATATGgatgaaaacgaaaaaagagattttaacatatattcCGAATGTTCGCAAAGTTTCTCCCAACATTATGACGACCATGCTGAGGTTCCAAATGGGGACAAGTCTGGTTACCATCCCTCAACGAATAACCAATACCCGAAAGACATAAATGatcttaaaaatatgttcgaCATATATTCAAGTGCTGTCTCCTCAAATGATGAAATTACTCCCCAGAtggatgaagaaattaatgacatttttcagtttttaaaaaaatcaatcaCCTTTCATTTGAGAAAAAGTTTTTCCGCGGAGTCCCACTTTTCCGTGAGCCCCCTGAAACTTTCAACAGTGTATCAGTACGTAGACATATACGACAACAACGTCGCAGATTATTTATCCAATTTGAGGACGCAAGACGTGTGTACGAAGGATTACGGGTGGATGAACAGCAACGATATCGCCAAAATTAGGGACATTCTGTTCGTCCGGTCGGTGACGTTGAGGAGGGCCCATATAAAGTAA
- a CDS encoding hypothetical protein (putative), protein IIHSGVLKGHRNVYFYKCLLRIAEKRKNDLSLHQINIILKALLRGKIYRYVSFHSFERPILNHLNWLSGLISHLEEGTISGRRKTQQSRNGPLRITHDDHTNGKEAHKCKQFLLRDTILHTLGKPYLRGGDPSKVEEVISDQFDIIVDIFKSYLKILNFHFCFLSQTIFFFIVRNCQYLPHGQNLLSIWGMYVKRVLSSHRVVSLSPKEGCPPQMGRHQQIGGDSTAYLFPPPVHEPPGEEPLMVKLYRYKYTHQNVHAKTVRNYTVAFKNEKRKKGEGKKKHPCNPLFCKNGNLTLCKYMVMLILKQDKLASYCKLIKKKRTNYKNAYLSNGYLYKMKNTNMVLDFQSTKYLIKVGFVQNRAFLRGEGFPKDLLTNGPFLRSVSNWMSKLNVRCRLLSGGINRDSGALQ, encoded by the coding sequence ATCATCCACAGTGGGGTGTTAAAAGGTCACAGaaatgtgtatttttacaaatgccTACTGCGAATTGcggagaagagaaaaaatgatctTAGTTTACaccaaataaatataattttaaaggCACTCCTACGAGGCAAAATTTACAGATATGTCTCATTTCACTCGTTCGAAAGGCCCATTTTGAATCACCTAAACTGGTTGAGCGGATTGATTAGCCATTTAGAGGAAGGTACCATCAGCGGGAGACGCAAAACTCAGCAAAGCAGAAACGGACCACTCAGGATCACTCACGATGACCACACCAATGGGAAGGAAGCACATAAATGCAAGCAATTCCTTTTGAGGGACACAATACTACATACGTTAGGGAAACCCTACCTGAGGGGAGGAGACCCTTCCAAAGTGGAGGAAGTAATTTCAGACCAATTCGACATCATAGTTGATATATTCAAAAGctacttaaaaattttgaatttccatttttgctttttaagTCAAAcgattttcttcttcatagtTAGAAATTGCCAGTACCTACCGCATGGACAAAATTTATTGTCCATTTGGGGCATGTACGTGAAGCGAGTTTTGTCCAGTCACCGCGTGGTGAGTCTGAGTCCGAAGGAGGGGTGTCcaccccaaatggggagacaCCAACAAATCGGTGGAGATTCCACCGCGtatctttttcccccccccgttcATGAACCCCCAGGGGAAGAACCACTAATGGTTAAGCTGTATAGATATAAGTACACTCATCAAAACGTTCATGCAAAGACGGTGAGAAACTACACCgttgcttttaaaaatgagaaaaggaagaaaggggaaggaaaaaaaaaacatccctGTAACCccctattttgtaaaaatggaaatctCACTCTTTGCAAATATATGGTCATGCTCATTTTGAAACAAGACAAATTAGCTAGCTACTGCAAGctgataaaaaagaaaaggacaaattacaaaaatgcatacCTTTCAAATGGctatttgtacaaaatgaagaacacaAACATGGTGTTGGATTTCCAGTCGACTAAGTATCTAATCAAAGTAGGGTTCGTGCAGAATCGGGCATTCCTCCGAGGGGAAGGCTTTCCCAAGGATTTGCTGACGAATGGACCCTTCCTGCGCAGCGTTTCCAATTGGATGTCGAAGCTCAATGTGAGGTGTCGCCTCCTTAGCGGGGGTATAAACCGGGATTCAGGGGCACTCCAG